One genomic window of Alphaproteobacteria bacterium includes the following:
- a CDS encoding DUF58 domain-containing protein, with translation MIPLEIFQQIRRIQIRTRRSVESIFAGGYHSVFKGRGMEFAEIREYVPGDDVRDIDWNATARRGQPYVKRQVEERELTVMLLVDLSASGRFGSVTRVKAEIAVEMCAVLALSAITNNDKVGLILFSDKIERFVRPQRGKNRVLRVIRELLTASPSGRGTDVALALQTLHRVSRQPTVSFIISDFLTESYEKSLGLVAQRHDVIPICISDRREYQLPDAGLVTLEDFESGEWITLDTHDASVRERYAAIRRNQDTCRQRLFTSLGLDSIEVRTDEPYDRPLMQFFQRREQRLRDGR, from the coding sequence ATGATCCCGCTCGAAATTTTCCAACAAATCCGGCGGATTCAGATTAGGACGCGGCGATCGGTCGAAAGCATTTTCGCCGGTGGCTATCATAGTGTTTTCAAGGGCCGCGGCATGGAGTTCGCCGAGATTCGCGAATACGTTCCCGGCGACGACGTACGCGATATAGACTGGAACGCCACGGCGCGGCGCGGCCAACCCTACGTCAAGCGTCAGGTCGAAGAGCGCGAACTCACAGTCATGCTTCTGGTCGATCTGAGCGCCTCTGGCCGCTTCGGTAGCGTCACCCGAGTCAAGGCCGAGATCGCCGTTGAGATGTGCGCCGTTCTTGCCTTGAGCGCGATCACCAACAACGACAAAGTGGGCCTAATCCTGTTCAGCGACAAGATCGAGAGATTCGTCCGGCCACAACGCGGCAAGAACCGGGTACTGCGGGTCATTCGCGAGCTGCTCACCGCATCGCCAAGCGGTCGCGGCACCGATGTCGCGCTGGCATTGCAGACCCTGCATCGGGTGAGCCGCCAACCGACGGTGAGCTTTATCATTTCGGACTTTCTCACGGAAAGTTACGAAAAGTCGCTTGGCCTTGTGGCTCAGCGCCACGACGTCATCCCCATCTGCATCAGTGATCGCCGGGAATACCAGTTGCCAGATGCCGGTCTGGTCACGCTGGAGGATTTTGAGAGCGGCGAGTGGATCACACTCGACACGCACGATGCGTCGGTTCGCGAACGCTATGCGGCGATACGCCGCAACCAGGATACCTGCAGGCAACGCCTGTTCACGTCGCTCGGCCTGGATTCCATCGAGGTGCGCACCGACGAGCCTTACGACAGGCCACTCATGCAATTCTTCCAGCGGCGCGAACAGCGATTGCGAGACGGCCGCTAG
- a CDS encoding VWA domain-containing protein, with product MILANPLALLLLLIIPLLWHRHMRQSRPAAIGFSDVARVAALAPPRRRTVLPAIRILAAFCCIFAVARPQFGLELTKVYVKGIAIAMVVDISSSMSALDFVLDNKQSNRLDVVKATIRSFLVGDESELTGRNGDLVSLVSFARYADSLSPLTLDHNAVVALLAQLEIAALPAEDGTSIGEAIVLGVERLMNSAETSRVMILMTDGYSNSGDTEPMEAARIAKALGIKIYTIGTGTEGAAIIPVRYRDGHTELRSSQVYIDDRTLSEIAEMTGGLYFRATDADGLKSIYAEIGQLEKSEHVAEQYQKYIDLFPIPLALALALLAAEMILANTRLRLVP from the coding sequence ATGATCCTGGCAAATCCTCTCGCTTTGTTGCTGCTTCTTATCATTCCGTTGCTATGGCACCGGCACATGCGGCAGTCCCGCCCCGCCGCGATCGGGTTCTCCGATGTCGCCCGGGTGGCCGCGCTGGCGCCGCCACGGCGTCGCACGGTGCTGCCAGCAATACGCATCCTGGCCGCTTTCTGCTGCATCTTCGCCGTGGCGAGGCCGCAATTTGGTCTCGAGCTGACCAAAGTCTATGTCAAGGGTATCGCCATTGCTATGGTGGTTGACATCTCGTCGAGCATGAGCGCCCTCGATTTCGTTCTCGACAATAAGCAGAGCAACCGCCTGGATGTGGTCAAGGCAACCATTCGCTCTTTTCTGGTGGGAGACGAAAGCGAACTTACCGGACGGAATGGTGATCTCGTTAGTCTAGTATCGTTCGCTCGCTATGCCGATTCATTAAGCCCACTCACCTTGGATCACAATGCCGTCGTGGCGCTACTCGCCCAGCTCGAGATCGCCGCCCTACCCGCCGAGGACGGCACCTCGATCGGCGAGGCGATCGTGCTCGGCGTTGAGCGGTTGATGAATTCGGCCGAAACCAGTCGCGTGATGATCCTGATGACCGACGGCTACAGTAATTCTGGAGACACTGAGCCCATGGAGGCGGCGCGCATCGCCAAGGCGCTCGGCATCAAGATCTACACCATCGGCACGGGCACGGAGGGTGCCGCAATCATCCCGGTGCGCTATCGCGACGGCCACACGGAGTTGCGCTCGAGTCAGGTCTATATCGACGACCGTACCTTGAGTGAAATCGCCGAGATGACGGGCGGTCTCTATTTCCGTGCCACCGACGCCGATGGCCTGAAATCAATTTATGCGGAAATCGGCCAGCTCGAAAAATCCGAGCATGTTGCCGAGCAATACCAGAAGTATATCGACCTATTTCCCATTCCCCTGGCCCTAGCCCTGGCCCTACTCGCCGCCGAGATGATCCTGGCGAACACCAGACTTCGGTTGGTTCCATGA
- a CDS encoding VWA domain-containing protein, with amino-acid sequence MDFAVPILGFLLVLMPALTWLYRYGFRRRRQALHSFMASGLVPDLVAQARPWRRRAKAACLLLAAGLLVIALMQPRWGLKPEEAPRFGRDIVVILDVSLSMLAADVVPNRLERAKVMVQGLVEQLREDSGHRLGLVAFAGRASLQSPLTLDYSLFLDRLADANPTSARHKGTDIGGALRRSPARFENLDPAYTDLILLSDGEDHPGQAFDAAQDLAQEGFTLYSVAVGDDEGAVSIRVPGEKGGFVLHRHNGKDVQTRTRPALLAELSSLTGGRLQLAVADASPLRIMYRDEIASKPRRQVAAGTGEFLSDQYHWFVLLALLLISLENIIRERVGKRV; translated from the coding sequence ATGGATTTTGCCGTACCGATCTTGGGGTTCTTGCTGGTCCTGATGCCGGCGCTGACCTGGCTCTACCGCTACGGCTTCAGGCGCCGCCGGCAAGCCTTGCACAGCTTCATGGCGAGCGGGCTTGTACCTGACTTGGTGGCGCAGGCCCGGCCTTGGCGCCGCCGGGCCAAGGCTGCATGCCTGCTCCTGGCGGCCGGGCTTCTCGTGATCGCCCTAATGCAGCCGCGCTGGGGCTTAAAGCCCGAGGAGGCGCCGCGCTTCGGCCGCGATATCGTCGTCATTCTTGACGTCTCGCTCAGCATGCTCGCGGCAGATGTGGTGCCCAATCGTCTAGAGCGAGCCAAGGTCATGGTGCAAGGCCTGGTCGAGCAGCTGCGCGAGGACAGCGGCCACCGCCTCGGCCTGGTCGCCTTCGCCGGCCGCGCCAGCCTGCAATCGCCCCTGACCTTAGACTACAGCCTGTTCCTGGATCGGCTTGCCGACGCCAACCCGACCAGCGCGCGGCACAAAGGCACCGATATCGGGGGCGCGTTGCGCCGGAGCCCGGCACGTTTCGAAAATCTCGACCCCGCCTATACCGACCTCATCTTGCTCAGCGACGGCGAGGACCATCCCGGCCAGGCGTTCGACGCCGCGCAGGACTTGGCACAAGAGGGTTTCACGCTTTACTCGGTGGCCGTCGGCGATGACGAGGGGGCTGTCTCGATCAGGGTTCCGGGCGAGAAAGGCGGCTTCGTCCTGCATCGCCACAATGGCAAGGACGTGCAAACCCGCACCCGACCAGCACTTCTCGCCGAGCTATCAAGCCTGACGGGCGGGCGGCTCCAGCTCGCTGTGGCGGACGCCAGTCCGCTGCGCATCATGTACCGCGACGAAATCGCGTCCAAACCGCGCCGGCAGGTCGCCGCCGGAACCGGCGAATTTCTTTCAGACCAGTATCATTGGTTCGTGTTGCTGGCGCTGTTGCTGATCTCCTTGGAGAACATCATTCGAGAACGCGTCGGGAAGCGAGTCTAG
- a CDS encoding tetratricopeptide repeat protein codes for MLRTCHIAVLALGLGLVGCEDPAYQTIADGNVAYDAGDYEGADALYKSAATTLPDLAQLHYNRGNVAYRLGLHDRAEELYSLALRTEDQILGSRVKYNLGRVKHAFALHNVLTYRTAMAPLREAIAFYQGSLLLDGDYADALYNLGLAQRLMEELVRKQTADEDRPRSRQSSYSPRMGQVFEETAPERAPGINDREVNVQMRPERGEALQGPRGNTDSETRGETDHGESTRELSPDEAAQMVQDIRGRARGAQGLHQQWSRLRMPEGEDGKDW; via the coding sequence ATGCTGCGAACATGCCACATCGCCGTTCTAGCCCTGGGCCTTGGGCTCGTCGGCTGCGAGGACCCCGCCTACCAGACGATTGCCGACGGCAACGTGGCTTACGATGCCGGGGATTACGAGGGTGCGGATGCCCTGTACAAGAGCGCCGCGACCACGCTGCCCGATCTCGCGCAACTACACTACAACCGTGGCAACGTCGCCTACCGGCTTGGCCTGCATGACCGGGCCGAGGAATTGTATTCGCTTGCTCTGCGCACCGAGGACCAGATCCTCGGCAGCCGGGTCAAGTACAATCTCGGCCGTGTCAAGCATGCCTTTGCACTGCATAACGTACTGACCTACCGCACCGCTATGGCACCGCTGCGCGAGGCGATCGCCTTCTATCAGGGCAGTCTCCTGCTCGATGGTGACTATGCGGATGCGCTTTACAATCTCGGGCTGGCGCAGCGTCTGATGGAAGAGCTTGTACGCAAGCAGACAGCAGACGAGGACAGGCCGAGAAGCCGCCAGTCCAGCTACTCGCCGCGCATGGGGCAAGTCTTCGAAGAAACCGCCCCCGAGCGCGCACCGGGTATCAACGACCGCGAGGTGAACGTGCAGATGCGTCCCGAGCGCGGTGAGGCTTTACAAGGCCCGCGCGGCAATACCGACAGCGAAACCCGAGGCGAGACCGATCATGGGGAATCAACCCGTGAATTGTCGCCCGACGAAGCCGCGCAGATGGTACAGGATATCCGCGGCCGCGCCCGCGGCGCCCAGGGCCTACACCAGCAATGGAGCCGCCTGCGCATGCCCGAGGGCGAGGACGGCAAGGACTGGTAA
- a CDS encoding amidohydrolase family protein, producing MLKYLARAHTAGVTIAGDAGNIGTLPDAGFHRELALIVTAGLAPMDVPIAATSGGATALDRDNIGALAPGRRTDMLVLDADPLLDIANAARIYRIIKDGVAYDPDVILVELPNDR from the coding sequence ATGCTCAAGTATCTGGCGCGCGCGCACACCGCTGGCGTGACTATCGCGGGGGATGCGGGCAACATCGGCACCTTGCCCGACGCCGGCTTCCATCGCGAACTAGCATTGATAGTCACGGCCGGTCTTGCACCAATGGATGTTCCGATCGCCGCTACGAGCGGCGGCGCCACAGCCCTCGACCGAGATAATATAGGCGCTCTCGCCCCCGGCAGACGCACTGATATGCTCGTTCTCGACGCGGACCCGCTCCTCGACATCGCGAATGCCGCACGAATCTACCGGATCATCAAGGACGGCGTGGCGTATGACCCGGACGTCATCTTGGTCGAGCTTCCGAACGACCGGTGA
- a CDS encoding pyridoxamine 5'-phosphate oxidase family protein: MIKSIQSETNLRELFPEQSEMVIRKQLICLDKYCKHFIALSPFVCLATSDSQGNVDVSPRGDAPGFVRVRDDKTLVLPDRRGNNRLDSLANVVANGHVGLLFLVPGIDETLRVNGTAEISDDPTLLADHVVRGKTPIVALVVHVEEAFLHCAKAMIRSKLWAPKSQVERGVLPGLGQMVAEQIAGRELSDEDAAGADAVIAKAYKNDLY; this comes from the coding sequence ATGATCAAATCCATTCAGAGCGAGACAAATCTTCGAGAGTTGTTTCCAGAGCAATCAGAAATGGTTATCCGTAAACAACTCATCTGCCTTGACAAGTATTGTAAGCACTTTATTGCGCTCTCGCCTTTCGTCTGCCTAGCCACCTCGGATTCTCAGGGCAATGTCGACGTGAGCCCACGCGGCGACGCGCCCGGATTCGTCAGAGTGCGCGACGATAAAACCTTGGTGCTGCCCGACCGGCGCGGCAACAACCGCCTCGACTCTCTGGCCAACGTGGTCGCCAACGGCCATGTCGGCCTGCTGTTCCTGGTGCCCGGCATTGACGAGACCCTGCGCGTCAACGGCACCGCCGAGATCAGCGACGACCCGACCCTGCTGGCTGATCACGTGGTGCGCGGCAAGACCCCCATCGTGGCACTTGTAGTGCATGTCGAGGAGGCCTTCCTGCATTGCGCTAAGGCGATGATCCGCTCCAAGCTCTGGGCGCCGAAGAGCCAGGTCGAGCGTGGTGTGCTACCCGGCCTCGGCCAGATGGTCGCCGAGCAGATCGCCGGCCGTGAGCTCAGCGACGAGGACGCGGCGGGGGCCGACGCCGTGATCGCCAAAGCCTACAAGAACGACCTTTACTAA
- a CDS encoding SDR family NAD(P)-dependent oxidoreductase: protein MSDLFDMTGSRALVTGASRGLGRHFAATLAKAGADVAITARKLEALAGTAAEVEALGRRAFAVAMEVTDAASVANAVEATEAALGPLDVLVNNAGMAITKPALETTPNEWQQVVDTNLSGAFLVAREVAMRMAGRDGGRIVNIASIGGMIALGRVASYCASKAGLIHLTHALARELARHGVRVNAIAPGYVETNLNRDFFASETGKAVIKDAIPQRRLGQPEELDGALLLLASNASPFMTGSVVVIDGGHSLG, encoded by the coding sequence ATGAGCGATCTCTTCGACATGACTGGCAGCCGGGCGCTCGTTACCGGTGCCTCGCGGGGCTTGGGGCGACACTTTGCGGCGACCTTGGCGAAAGCGGGCGCCGATGTGGCGATCACGGCGCGCAAACTCGAGGCGCTTGCCGGCACAGCTGCCGAGGTCGAAGCGCTGGGTCGGCGGGCCTTTGCCGTGGCCATGGAGGTCACCGATGCAGCGAGCGTCGCCAACGCGGTCGAGGCGACGGAGGCGGCGCTCGGCCCCCTCGATGTGTTGGTCAACAATGCCGGCATGGCCATCACCAAGCCGGCCTTGGAGACGACACCGAACGAATGGCAGCAAGTCGTCGATACCAATCTCAGCGGGGCCTTTCTCGTTGCCCGCGAGGTGGCCATGCGCATGGCCGGACGCGACGGTGGGCGCATCGTCAACATCGCCTCCATCGGCGGCATGATAGCGCTCGGCCGGGTGGCAAGCTATTGCGCCTCGAAGGCGGGCCTGATCCATCTCACTCACGCGCTCGCGCGCGAACTGGCGCGCCACGGCGTGCGCGTCAACGCCATCGCGCCGGGTTATGTGGAAACCAATCTCAATCGTGATTTTTTCGCCAGCGAGACGGGAAAAGCGGTCATCAAAGACGCCATTCCCCAGCGTCGCCTTGGCCAGCCCGAGGAATTGGACGGGGCGCTGCTGCTATTAGCGTCCAACGCCTCGCCCTTCATGACCGGCAGCGTGGTCGTTATCGACGGCGGGCACAGCCTCGGTTAG
- a CDS encoding acyl-CoA synthetase, producing MARHSPDSQYDMGLDPGPANYVPLSPLSFLDRAATIYPRRTAVVYGERRIDYAGFRNRCCRLGKALAAAGVGPGDTVSALLPNIPEMLECHYGVPMTGAVLNAINTRLDAASVAFFLRHAASKVFVADRGFGAVVRAAMMELDAPPLLVEVDDPALGVESFGGVDYESFLADNADDFIASPPVNEWQAIALNYTSGTTGDPKGVVYHHRGAYLNALSNVLATELTGSSVYLWTLPMFHCNGWTFPWSVTAVAGTHVCLREVLPEAVFEAVAREKVTMFCGAPVVLTMLLHAPDAQRRDFNHRCAVFTGGAAPPSAVIEGMERLGFTVTQLYGLTETYGPSMVSAWQDEWAALELGERTRLMARQGYGYPLVEGVRVANLESGADVPADGESVGEILIRANTVMKGYLKNPTATTEAFRDGWFHSGDLAVRHADGTVEVKDRSKDIIISGGENISSLEVEEVLYRHPAVMEAAVVARPDAKWGETPCAFVTMVEGAEPVTEADIIAFCRDNMAHYKAPKTVTFGPLPKTSTGKIMKYELRERARSLGK from the coding sequence ATGGCCCGACACTCTCCTGACTCCCAATACGATATGGGGTTGGATCCGGGACCGGCCAACTATGTTCCCTTGAGCCCATTGAGCTTTCTCGACCGTGCGGCAACGATTTACCCGCGTCGCACGGCCGTTGTCTACGGTGAGCGCAGGATAGATTATGCTGGATTTCGCAATCGCTGCTGCCGGTTAGGCAAGGCTTTGGCTGCCGCAGGCGTGGGGCCGGGCGACACCGTTTCGGCCTTGCTGCCCAATATTCCCGAGATGCTGGAGTGTCATTACGGCGTGCCGATGACAGGCGCGGTGCTTAATGCTATCAATACGCGCCTTGATGCGGCCAGTGTCGCGTTTTTCCTGCGCCACGCGGCAAGCAAGGTATTCGTCGCCGATCGTGGCTTTGGTGCGGTCGTGCGCGCCGCCATGATGGAACTCGATGCGCCGCCGCTGTTGGTCGAGGTCGATGACCCGGCGCTAGGCGTCGAAAGTTTTGGCGGTGTTGATTACGAGAGCTTCCTTGCCGACAATGCCGACGATTTTATCGCGTCACCGCCGGTCAACGAATGGCAGGCCATCGCGCTCAACTACACCTCCGGGACCACGGGCGATCCGAAAGGCGTGGTCTATCACCACCGCGGCGCCTATCTGAACGCGCTCTCCAATGTGCTGGCTACGGAGCTGACGGGCAGTAGCGTCTATCTCTGGACCCTACCGATGTTCCATTGCAACGGTTGGACCTTCCCCTGGTCGGTTACCGCGGTTGCGGGCACCCACGTCTGTTTGCGCGAGGTGCTGCCCGAAGCGGTCTTCGAGGCGGTGGCGAGGGAAAAAGTGACCATGTTCTGCGGTGCACCGGTGGTGCTGACCATGCTGCTACATGCACCAGACGCGCAGCGCCGCGATTTCAACCATCGCTGTGCCGTGTTCACCGGCGGTGCGGCACCGCCCAGCGCTGTGATCGAGGGCATGGAACGGCTCGGCTTCACGGTGACCCAGCTTTACGGCCTCACCGAGACCTACGGCCCTTCCATGGTTTCGGCCTGGCAGGACGAGTGGGCGGCCCTTGAGCTTGGCGAACGGACTCGACTGATGGCGCGTCAGGGCTACGGTTATCCCCTGGTCGAGGGCGTGCGCGTTGCCAATCTGGAAAGCGGTGCGGATGTCCCAGCTGACGGTGAAAGCGTAGGCGAGATCCTGATACGCGCCAATACGGTGATGAAGGGCTATTTGAAAAACCCCACCGCCACGACCGAGGCCTTTCGCGATGGCTGGTTCCACAGCGGCGATCTTGCTGTGCGCCATGCCGATGGCACGGTCGAGGTCAAGGATCGCTCGAAGGATATCATTATCTCCGGCGGCGAGAACATCTCGTCGCTCGAGGTCGAGGAAGTGCTTTATCGCCACCCCGCGGTGATGGAGGCGGCCGTGGTGGCGCGCCCCGATGCAAAATGGGGCGAGACACCCTGCGCTTTCGTCACCATGGTCGAGGGTGCAGAACCGGTGACGGAAGCGGATATTATCGCCTTCTGCCGCGACAATATGGCGCACTACAAGGCACCCAAGACGGTGACTTTTGGTCCCCTGCCCAAGACCTCAACGGGAAAGATTATGAAATACGAGTTGCGCGAGCGTGCGCGGAGCCTTGGGAAATGA
- a CDS encoding DsbA family oxidoreductase, which translates to MTMKIDVISDTVCPWCFIGKRRLETALAGFDGELPEVVWHPFQLNPDLPVEGMPRSQYLELKFGGPARAERIYRSVAEAASAEALPFALDRIGRTPNTVASHRLIHFAGGHGDQDSVVEALFRAYFFDGCDIGEVETLAAIAFGCGLDRDEALAYLQSDEGAVEVAQCDRHARSIGINGVPCFIIDGRYAVSGAQDPEVFQQVFAVAVQESVQAAEAAE; encoded by the coding sequence ATGACCATGAAGATAGATGTCATTTCCGACACCGTCTGCCCATGGTGTTTTATCGGCAAGCGGCGGCTTGAGACGGCCCTAGCGGGTTTCGACGGCGAGCTGCCTGAGGTGGTATGGCACCCCTTCCAGCTGAATCCCGATTTGCCAGTCGAGGGCATGCCGCGCAGCCAATATCTTGAGCTGAAGTTCGGCGGGCCGGCACGCGCCGAGCGGATCTATCGCAGCGTGGCCGAGGCCGCGAGCGCTGAGGCCCTGCCCTTCGCACTCGACCGCATCGGGCGCACGCCCAACACCGTGGCCTCGCACCGTCTAATTCATTTTGCCGGCGGCCATGGCGATCAGGACAGCGTGGTCGAGGCCCTGTTCCGCGCCTATTTCTTCGACGGGTGCGATATCGGTGAGGTCGAAACGCTAGCCGCGATCGCATTTGGGTGCGGCTTGGACCGCGACGAGGCGCTGGCCTATCTACAAAGCGACGAGGGCGCAGTAGAAGTGGCGCAGTGCGACCGCCATGCCCGCAGCATTGGCATCAACGGCGTGCCCTGTTTCATCATCGATGGCCGCTATGCCGTCTCAGGCGCGCAGGACCCCGAAGTCTTTCAGCAGGTTTTCGCCGTCGCGGTCCAAGAATCCGTACAGGCCGCAGAAGCTGCCGAGTAA